Proteins co-encoded in one Acidovorax sp. 69 genomic window:
- a CDS encoding acetyl-CoA C-acetyltransferase, whose protein sequence is MEDIVIVSAARTAVGKFGGALAKTPASELGAIVIREAIARAGLSSDQIGEVIMGQVLAAGVGQNPARQASMKAGVAKETPALTINAVCGSGLKAVMLAAQAVAWGDSEIVVAGGQESMSLAPHVLPGSRDGQRMGDWKLIDTMIVDGLWDVYNQYHMGITAENVAKQYGITRDMQDALALGSQQKAAAAQDAGKFADEIVAVSLAQKKGDPILFNADEYLNRKTSAEALAGLRPAFDKAGSVTAGNASGLNDGAAAVVVMSAKKAAALGLKPLARIAAFGTSGLDPATMGMGPVPASRKALQRAGWNAADVDLFELNEAFAAQACAVNKELAIDPAKVNVNGGAIAIGHPIGASGCRILVTLLHEMQRRDAKKGLAALCIGGGMGVSLALER, encoded by the coding sequence ATGGAAGACATCGTCATCGTTTCGGCCGCTCGCACTGCTGTGGGCAAGTTTGGTGGTGCGTTGGCCAAGACGCCCGCCAGCGAGTTGGGCGCCATCGTGATCCGCGAAGCCATCGCGCGCGCAGGCCTGTCGTCCGACCAGATCGGCGAAGTCATCATGGGCCAGGTGCTGGCGGCGGGCGTGGGCCAAAACCCTGCGCGGCAGGCGTCCATGAAAGCCGGTGTGGCCAAGGAAACCCCGGCGCTCACCATCAACGCGGTGTGTGGCTCCGGCCTCAAGGCCGTGATGCTTGCAGCCCAGGCAGTGGCTTGGGGCGACAGCGAGATCGTCGTGGCTGGCGGTCAGGAAAGCATGAGCCTGGCCCCCCACGTGCTGCCCGGCTCCCGTGACGGCCAGCGCATGGGCGACTGGAAGCTCATCGACACCATGATCGTGGACGGCCTGTGGGACGTGTACAACCAGTACCACATGGGCATTACCGCCGAAAACGTGGCCAAGCAGTACGGCATCACCCGCGATATGCAGGACGCTCTGGCCTTGGGCAGCCAGCAAAAAGCCGCTGCCGCGCAGGATGCGGGCAAGTTTGCCGACGAAATCGTCGCCGTGAGCCTGGCGCAAAAGAAGGGTGACCCGATCCTCTTCAATGCCGATGAATACCTCAATCGAAAAACCAGTGCAGAGGCCTTGGCAGGGCTACGCCCCGCATTTGACAAGGCCGGCAGTGTCACAGCAGGCAACGCATCGGGGCTGAACGATGGCGCCGCCGCCGTGGTGGTGATGAGTGCCAAGAAGGCTGCAGCCCTGGGCCTCAAGCCGCTGGCCCGCATTGCCGCGTTCGGTACCAGTGGCCTGGACCCGGCCACCATGGGCATGGGTCCTGTGCCTGCATCGCGCAAAGCCCTGCAGCGCGCGGGCTGGAATGCCGCTGATGTGGATCTGTTCGAGTTGAACGAAGCTTTTGCAGCGCAAGCCTGCGCTGTGAACAAAGAGCTGGCCATCGACCCCGCCAAGGTCAATGTGAATGGTGGCGCCATCGCCATCGGCCACCCCATCGGCGCGTCTGGCTGCCGCATCCTGGTGACACTGCTGCATGAGATGCAGCGCCGTGACGCCAAGAAGGGCTTGGCGGCGTTGTGTATTGGCGGCGGCATGGGCGTGTCGTTGGCGCTGGAGCGCTAA
- a CDS encoding MarR family winged helix-turn-helix transcriptional regulator: MAKSFDFHNTPGHLVRRAHQRTVALFMEETAGFDVTPVQFAILHELLAQPGEDQVTLASRVAFDAATSGSVIGRLEKRGWIRREPDTRDRRRKLLWITPEGEVAALQMRDAAQRVQERLMAPLNAQERDDLMAMLSKVVYKHQDPAGTSGA, encoded by the coding sequence ATGGCAAAGAGCTTCGATTTCCACAACACGCCAGGCCACCTGGTGCGCCGTGCCCACCAGCGAACCGTGGCGCTTTTCATGGAAGAAACTGCGGGGTTTGACGTGACACCAGTGCAGTTCGCCATCCTGCACGAGCTACTGGCCCAGCCGGGTGAAGACCAGGTCACCCTCGCGTCACGCGTGGCATTTGACGCCGCAACGTCCGGGTCGGTGATCGGTCGCCTGGAGAAACGTGGCTGGATTCGCCGCGAGCCCGACACCCGCGACCGCCGCCGCAAGTTGTTGTGGATCACCCCTGAAGGCGAGGTGGCAGCCCTGCAGATGCGGGATGCCGCCCAGCGCGTGCAGGAGCGCCTGATGGCGCCACTCAATGCCCAGGAGCGCGACGATCTCATGGCCATGTTGTCCAAGGTCGTCTACAAACACCAGGATCCAGCGGGCACTTCGGGCGCCTGA
- a CDS encoding polyphenol oxidase family protein, which translates to MTEPQGRSAPLRDVVMPAGADWLVPDWPAPPGVFALCTTRTGGVSLPPYDSLNLGTHVGDDLTAVMANRKVLESALQAHTPGARAVFLNQVHGDGVALLDGHPPNGTEADACMAMAPGAVCTIMVADCLPVLFAHASGQAVAAAHAGWRGLAGSGGQGVLESVLKNFCAQAPVPSAPSAIKLEASASPNEVSGAQPYVQADGDPCGIAEGMLAWLGPCIGPQNFEVGAEVYAAFCNADAAAQACFVARVGVPGKFLCDLAGLARLRLQALGITRIYGNNSTPAWCTVTNTSRFFSHRRDSASLGSSGRFAACIWRG; encoded by the coding sequence ATGACAGAACCACAGGGCCGCTCCGCACCCTTGAGGGATGTGGTCATGCCGGCTGGCGCTGACTGGCTGGTGCCAGACTGGCCCGCGCCGCCGGGCGTGTTTGCACTGTGCACTACCCGCACCGGTGGGGTCAGCCTGCCACCGTATGACAGCCTGAACCTGGGCACCCATGTGGGGGACGACCTCACCGCTGTAATGGCCAACCGGAAGGTCCTGGAGTCGGCCCTGCAGGCCCATACACCAGGCGCAAGGGCGGTTTTTTTGAACCAGGTCCACGGCGATGGTGTGGCTCTGCTGGATGGGCACCCTCCCAATGGCACCGAGGCAGATGCCTGCATGGCCATGGCCCCTGGCGCCGTTTGCACCATCATGGTGGCCGACTGCCTGCCAGTCCTCTTTGCCCATGCCTCTGGCCAGGCGGTGGCTGCGGCGCACGCGGGCTGGCGCGGGTTGGCGGGTTCCGGGGGGCAGGGTGTTCTGGAGTCTGTGTTGAAGAATTTTTGTGCTCAAGCGCCTGTTCCATCTGCGCCGTCAGCTATCAAATTGGAAGCAAGTGCAAGTCCAAATGAAGTCTCAGGCGCGCAGCCATATGTGCAGGCTGATGGAGACCCCTGTGGCATTGCTGAAGGCATGCTGGCCTGGCTCGGCCCCTGCATTGGTCCGCAGAACTTTGAGGTGGGCGCAGAGGTGTACGCTGCTTTTTGTAATGCAGACGCGGCAGCACAGGCTTGCTTTGTCGCCCGCGTGGGTGTTCCGGGCAAATTCCTGTGCGATCTGGCCGGCTTGGCACGGCTGCGGCTGCAGGCGCTGGGCATTACGCGCATCTACGGCAACAACAGCACGCCGGCGTGGTGCACCGTGACCAACACCTCACGGTTCTTTTCGCACCGGCGCGACAGCGCCTCCCTCGGCAGCAGCGGGCGATTCGCTGCCTGTATCTGGCGCGGCTGA
- the maiA gene encoding maleylacetoacetate isomerase, which produces MQLYNYFRSSASFRVRIALQIKGLAYDYLPVHLVKGEHKKPEYLGRVGDALVPTLVTDGGAALSQSMAIIEYLDETHPTPALLPATPLARARVRALAQMVACEIHPINNLRVLKYLAHDLKVDEEAKNAWYRHWVRSGLEAFERQLELLAQERSSQGIAPSVLCWGDTPTLADCCLVPQIFNAQRFKVSLDGLPLTMGAFDACMALPAFQQAQPSACPDNEV; this is translated from the coding sequence ATGCAGCTCTACAACTACTTTCGCTCTTCTGCTTCGTTCCGAGTGCGCATTGCATTGCAGATCAAAGGCCTGGCCTACGACTACCTGCCCGTGCACCTTGTCAAAGGCGAACACAAAAAACCCGAGTATTTGGGCCGTGTCGGCGATGCGCTGGTGCCCACGCTTGTGACCGATGGAGGCGCGGCGCTGTCTCAGTCCATGGCCATCATCGAGTATCTGGACGAAACCCATCCCACGCCGGCATTGCTGCCAGCCACCCCGCTGGCCCGTGCCCGCGTGCGTGCGCTGGCGCAGATGGTGGCCTGCGAGATCCATCCCATCAACAACCTGCGCGTGCTCAAGTACCTGGCACATGACCTGAAGGTGGATGAAGAGGCCAAGAATGCGTGGTACCGCCACTGGGTGCGCAGCGGCCTGGAGGCCTTTGAGCGCCAGCTGGAGCTGCTGGCGCAGGAGCGGTCCTCCCAGGGCATCGCGCCGTCGGTGCTGTGCTGGGGTGACACCCCGACCCTGGCCGACTGTTGCCTGGTGCCACAAATCTTCAACGCCCAACGCTTCAAGGTCAGCCTGGACGGCCTGCCACTCACGATGGGGGCGTTTGATGCCTGTATGGCATTGCCAGCGTTCCAGCAGGCTCAGCCATCGGCCTGCCCGGACAACGAAGTCTGA
- a CDS encoding penicillin-binding protein 1A, whose amino-acid sequence MHKWLFFIQARMAGLLAWIPRPIRRLLLWASVAVPAGLLVFTVALLPFTPGISDIRKAKSELPAQLMSADGKLLAEYRWANREWVELSEISPNVVNALIATEDHRFYDHFGLDWRRTASSVLLTLRGDPQGGSTITQQLARNLFPEEIGRSRTLTRKLKEAITALKIEASYSKDEILETYLNTVPFLYNAYGIEMAARTYFDKSADKLNVLESATLIGMLKGTAYYNPVLNPERARARRNTVLSQMVKRGKLDAKEFETLQKRPLRVNFERQTEVMGPAPHFAIQLRKQLIDWADSKGYSLYSDGLVIRTTIDSRLQAYANQAVARQGRQLQGVADIAWSQRNGWGPNNELVQTLVRESADYRAAVDKGQEPDETLKAMLADSAFMARLRSEKTRVQAGFLAQDPVTGHVLAWVGSRDFAQDPFDHVQAARRQPGSTFKPFVYGAAFANGASPDDTLMDEAVEIPLGGGRVWRPTDGGAPSDQPMSLADGLAFSKNTITAQVMQQVGPARVAEVARALGVRQSPLEEVPSLALGTSPVTLKEMISAYSSIVNLGRYVEPVMITSIEDRHGKVLETFAKPTPEVVFDGRAAQTLRNTMRGGVDRGTGAAIRSRYGIQADVAGKTGTTQDNTDGWFILMHARVVAGAWAGFNDGRITLRSDHWGQGARSALPMVGDFMQQAIRTKAINGGDRFVDEFVDAPAPPTDGSLGSMRDWIRGLFRSDPQTAPSPGNLQRPAGAGGLPPVTTDPANSISAPVPAEERVGG is encoded by the coding sequence ATGCACAAGTGGCTGTTTTTCATCCAGGCCCGCATGGCGGGCCTGCTGGCCTGGATTCCCCGGCCCATTCGGCGTTTGCTGCTGTGGGCCAGTGTGGCGGTACCCGCCGGCTTGCTGGTGTTCACCGTGGCACTCCTGCCTTTTACGCCTGGCATCAGTGACATCCGCAAGGCCAAAAGCGAGCTGCCCGCACAGCTCATGTCGGCCGATGGCAAGCTCCTGGCCGAATACCGCTGGGCCAACCGGGAGTGGGTGGAGCTGAGCGAGATATCCCCCAACGTGGTGAACGCGCTCATCGCGACCGAGGACCACCGTTTCTACGATCACTTCGGGCTGGACTGGCGGCGCACGGCCTCGTCGGTGCTGCTGACGCTGCGGGGTGACCCGCAAGGGGGCTCCACCATCACGCAGCAGCTCGCGCGCAACCTGTTCCCCGAAGAGATCGGCCGCTCGCGCACCCTCACGCGCAAGCTCAAGGAGGCGATCACGGCGCTCAAGATCGAGGCTTCGTACTCCAAGGATGAAATCCTGGAGACCTACCTCAACACCGTGCCGTTTCTGTACAACGCCTATGGCATCGAAATGGCAGCGCGCACCTATTTCGACAAGTCGGCCGACAAGCTCAACGTGTTGGAGAGCGCCACGCTGATTGGCATGCTCAAGGGCACGGCCTATTACAACCCGGTGCTGAACCCTGAGCGCGCGCGCGCCAGGCGCAACACCGTGCTTTCGCAGATGGTCAAGCGTGGCAAGCTCGACGCCAAGGAGTTTGAGACGCTGCAAAAGCGCCCCTTGCGTGTCAACTTTGAGCGCCAGACCGAGGTCATGGGCCCGGCGCCGCACTTTGCCATCCAGTTGCGCAAACAGCTGATTGACTGGGCTGATAGCAAAGGCTACAGCCTGTATTCCGATGGCCTGGTGATCCGCACCACCATCGACTCGCGCCTGCAGGCCTATGCGAACCAGGCGGTGGCGCGCCAGGGCCGGCAGCTGCAGGGCGTGGCTGATATCGCCTGGTCCCAGCGCAACGGCTGGGGGCCCAACAATGAGCTGGTGCAGACGCTGGTGCGCGAGAGCGCTGACTACCGTGCGGCCGTGGACAAGGGTCAGGAGCCCGACGAGACCCTCAAGGCCATGCTGGCGGACAGCGCCTTTATGGCCAGGTTGCGTTCCGAAAAGACACGTGTGCAGGCTGGTTTTCTGGCACAAGACCCGGTCACCGGCCATGTCCTGGCCTGGGTGGGCAGCCGCGATTTTGCCCAAGACCCGTTTGACCATGTGCAAGCGGCGCGGCGCCAACCGGGCTCCACCTTCAAGCCCTTTGTGTATGGCGCTGCATTTGCCAATGGCGCTTCGCCCGACGACACGCTGATGGACGAGGCCGTGGAAATCCCACTGGGTGGCGGTCGCGTGTGGCGCCCCACCGACGGTGGCGCACCCAGCGACCAGCCCATGAGCCTTGCTGATGGCCTGGCATTCTCCAAGAACACCATCACCGCGCAGGTCATGCAGCAGGTCGGCCCTGCCCGTGTGGCCGAAGTGGCGCGCGCCCTGGGTGTGCGCCAGTCGCCGCTGGAAGAAGTGCCCTCGCTCGCACTGGGCACCAGCCCGGTCACACTCAAGGAGATGATTTCGGCCTACAGCAGCATCGTGAATCTGGGCCGTTATGTGGAGCCCGTGATGATTACCAGCATTGAAGACCGCCACGGCAAGGTGCTGGAGACGTTTGCCAAGCCCACGCCCGAGGTGGTGTTCGACGGCCGTGCCGCGCAGACGCTGCGCAACACCATGCGTGGCGGTGTGGACCGGGGCACCGGGGCGGCCATCCGTTCGCGCTACGGTATCCAGGCCGATGTGGCAGGTAAGACCGGCACAACGCAGGACAACACCGACGGCTGGTTCATTCTCATGCATGCCCGCGTGGTGGCGGGTGCCTGGGCGGGCTTCAACGATGGCCGCATCACCTTGCGCAGCGACCACTGGGGGCAGGGCGCGCGCAGTGCTTTGCCCATGGTGGGCGATTTCATGCAGCAGGCGATTCGTACCAAAGCGATCAATGGCGGCGACCGTTTTGTGGATGAGTTCGTGGATGCACCTGCGCCACCGACCGATGGATCGCTGGGCAGCATGCGGGACTGGATACGGGGGCTGTTCCGCAGCGATCCACAAACAGCGCCATCACCGGGCAATCTGCAGCGCCCTGCGGGTGCGGGGGGGCTGCCCCCTGTGACAACAGACCCCGCCAATTCAATCAGCGCCCCCGTGCCCGCCGAGGAACGTGTGGGAGGCTGA
- the ligA gene encoding NAD-dependent DNA ligase LigA yields MTESLDLFSAPAPVDKAQPAIKIKALRDQLNHWAHQYYVLDEPTVPDAEYDRVFRELQALEAAHPGLVTPDSPTQRVIGAVMEGLASVRHVVPMLSIHTETDTEATGAQAFDARVRRELGLSDADPAIEYVAEPKFDGLAMSLRYENGRLVQAATRGDGEVGEDVTHNIRTIRQIPLTLPQGVPPLLEVRGEVYMRRADFDALNERQREQGGKTFVNPRNAAAGAVRQLDSSITAQRPLSFFAYGLGAITLPSDGGPVFRTHYEMLQTLKSWGFPVAAQVQIAVGAAELVAFHQQVGASRDALPYDIDGVVYKVNALQLQRDLGFKTREPRWAVAHKYPAQEMATKIEGIDVQVGRTGKLTPVARLAPVFVGGVTVTNATLHNLFEIRKKGVRFGDTVIVRRAGDVIPEVVGVMPGNRTGYVPNFQMPKACPVCGSDVVREKGEANHRCTGGLFCAAQRKEAILHFAARRAMDIEGLGDKLVDQLVDANVIRTLPDLYRLGLTSLIALERMAEKSAQNVLAALEKSKQTTLPRFLFGLGLRHVGEATAKDLAKHFGTLDAIMDASVEQLLEVNDVGPVVAQSLHTFFAQPHNREVVEQLRACGVTWPEGAPAERAPQILAGKTVVLTGTLPTLSRDAAKDLLEAAGAKVAGSVSKKTSYVVAGEEAGSKLAKAEELGVPVLDEAGMLELLSGSGI; encoded by the coding sequence ATGACCGAGAGTTTGGACCTTTTTTCGGCCCCTGCGCCCGTGGATAAAGCGCAACCAGCTATCAAAATCAAAGCGCTGCGCGACCAGCTGAACCACTGGGCGCACCAGTATTACGTGCTGGACGAACCCACGGTGCCCGACGCCGAATACGACCGCGTGTTCCGTGAATTGCAGGCGCTGGAGGCCGCGCACCCCGGCCTGGTCACCCCTGATTCGCCCACACAACGTGTGATTGGCGCGGTGATGGAGGGCTTGGCATCGGTGCGCCACGTGGTGCCCATGCTCAGCATCCACACCGAGACCGACACCGAGGCCACGGGCGCCCAGGCGTTCGATGCCCGTGTGCGGCGTGAACTGGGTCTGTCGGATGCCGACCCCGCGATCGAATATGTGGCCGAGCCCAAGTTCGACGGGCTGGCCATGAGCCTGCGCTACGAAAACGGCCGCCTGGTGCAGGCCGCCACGCGCGGCGATGGCGAGGTGGGCGAGGACGTGACGCACAACATCCGCACCATCCGGCAGATTCCACTGACTTTGCCTCAGGGCGTGCCCCCGTTGCTCGAAGTGCGTGGCGAGGTCTACATGCGCCGAGCCGACTTTGATGCGCTCAACGAGCGCCAGCGGGAGCAGGGCGGCAAGACTTTTGTGAACCCGCGCAATGCCGCCGCAGGTGCCGTGCGCCAACTCGACTCCAGCATCACCGCCCAGCGCCCCCTGAGCTTTTTTGCCTATGGCCTGGGCGCCATCACCTTGCCTTCTGACGGTGGCCCGGTGTTCCGCACGCACTACGAAATGCTGCAAACCCTCAAATCATGGGGTTTTCCGGTCGCAGCGCAGGTGCAGATTGCGGTGGGTGCTGCGGAATTGGTAGCGTTTCACCAGCAGGTGGGCGCCAGCCGTGACGCGCTGCCTTACGACATTGATGGCGTGGTCTACAAGGTCAACGCGCTGCAGCTGCAGCGCGACCTGGGCTTCAAGACGCGCGAGCCGCGCTGGGCCGTGGCCCACAAATACCCCGCGCAAGAGATGGCCACCAAGATCGAGGGCATCGACGTGCAGGTGGGCCGCACCGGCAAACTCACGCCCGTGGCGCGTCTGGCACCGGTCTTCGTGGGCGGGGTGACGGTGACCAACGCCACGCTGCACAACCTGTTCGAGATTCGCAAGAAGGGGGTGCGCTTTGGCGATACTGTCATCGTGCGCCGCGCAGGCGATGTCATTCCCGAAGTGGTCGGCGTGATGCCAGGCAACCGCACGGGGTATGTGCCCAACTTCCAGATGCCCAAAGCCTGCCCCGTGTGTGGCAGCGACGTAGTGCGCGAAAAAGGCGAAGCCAACCACCGCTGCACCGGCGGCCTGTTCTGCGCCGCGCAGCGCAAGGAGGCCATCCTGCACTTTGCCGCACGCCGCGCCATGGACATCGAGGGCCTGGGTGACAAGCTGGTGGATCAGTTGGTGGACGCGAACGTGATCCGCACGCTGCCCGATCTGTACCGGCTGGGTCTGACCTCGCTCATTGCGCTGGAGCGCATGGCCGAGAAATCCGCCCAGAACGTGCTGGCCGCGCTGGAAAAATCCAAGCAGACCACCTTGCCGCGATTCCTGTTCGGCCTGGGCCTGCGCCATGTGGGCGAGGCCACGGCCAAAGACCTTGCCAAACACTTTGGCACGCTGGACGCCATCATGGACGCCAGCGTGGAGCAGCTGCTGGAGGTGAACGATGTGGGCCCCGTGGTCGCCCAAAGCCTGCACACATTCTTTGCGCAGCCGCACAACCGCGAAGTGGTGGAGCAGCTGCGTGCCTGCGGCGTGACCTGGCCCGAAGGCGCCCCGGCCGAACGGGCTCCGCAGATCCTTGCAGGCAAGACCGTGGTGCTGACGGGGACCCTGCCCACGCTGAGCCGCGATGCAGCCAAAGACCTGCTCGAAGCCGCAGGCGCCAAAGTGGCCGGGTCAGTCAGCAAAAAAACCAGCTATGTGGTGGCCGGCGAGGAGGCCGGCAGCAAGCTGGCCAAGGCCGAGGAGCTGGGCGTGCCGGTACTCGACGAGGCGGGCATGCTGGAACTGTTGTCGGGTTCGGGTATCTGA
- a CDS encoding fumarylacetoacetate hydrolase family protein → MSYVFSPAPVTSVPVVGSSDRFPVHRIYCVGRNYEEHAKEMGFTGREPPFFFMKPADAIVVVNAGETGQLPYPSLTANLHHEIELVVAIGKGGKNIKAADALAHIYGYAVGLDMTRRDLQNDMKKQGRPWCIGKGFDASAPIGPITPAAQAGDVAQAAIWLQVNGADKQRSTVAQLIWNIAETIEHLSAAWELQPGDLIYTGTPEGVGAVVRGDTLEGGVAGLTPLRLTVV, encoded by the coding sequence ATGAGCTACGTGTTTTCTCCCGCGCCGGTGACCAGCGTGCCCGTGGTGGGCAGCAGCGACCGCTTTCCCGTGCACCGCATTTACTGCGTGGGCCGCAACTATGAAGAGCACGCCAAGGAAATGGGCTTCACCGGCCGCGAGCCACCATTCTTCTTCATGAAACCGGCTGACGCCATCGTGGTCGTCAACGCGGGCGAAACCGGACAGCTGCCCTACCCCAGCCTCACGGCCAACCTGCACCATGAGATCGAACTGGTGGTGGCCATCGGCAAAGGTGGCAAGAACATCAAGGCGGCGGATGCGCTGGCACACATCTACGGTTACGCCGTAGGCCTGGACATGACGCGCCGAGACCTGCAAAACGACATGAAGAAACAGGGCCGTCCCTGGTGCATCGGCAAGGGCTTTGACGCCAGCGCCCCCATCGGCCCCATCACCCCAGCCGCCCAGGCGGGCGACGTGGCACAAGCAGCCATCTGGCTGCAGGTCAACGGTGCCGACAAACAACGCAGCACCGTGGCCCAGCTCATCTGGAACATTGCCGAGACCATCGAGCATCTGTCGGCCGCCTGGGAGCTACAGCCCGGCGACCTGATCTACACCGGCACGCCCGAAGGCGTGGGCGCAGTGGTGCGTGGCGACACGCTGGAAGGCGGCGTGGCTGGCCTCACGCCGTTGCGCCTGACGGTGGTGTAG
- a CDS encoding NUDIX hydrolase, translated as MTYRSPIKHCRACGTAVVYRLPDDGDTKQRAVCPTCHTVHYENPLNVVGTVPAMADGRILLCKRNIEPRWGKWTLPAGFMELDETTAQGAARETDEEAGAQIEMGPLFSLLNVRRVGQVHLFYQATLLSDQFNPGYETIEARLFSEDEVPWDELAFRTVKETLERYFADRKLGTMGMHFIDIE; from the coding sequence ATGACCTATCGCAGCCCCATCAAACATTGCCGCGCCTGTGGCACCGCTGTGGTGTACCGCCTGCCCGACGACGGCGACACCAAGCAGCGCGCCGTGTGCCCCACCTGCCACACGGTGCATTACGAAAACCCGCTCAATGTGGTGGGCACAGTGCCCGCGATGGCCGATGGCCGCATCCTGCTGTGCAAGCGCAACATCGAGCCGCGTTGGGGCAAATGGACGCTGCCGGCAGGATTCATGGAGCTGGACGAAACCACGGCCCAGGGCGCCGCGCGCGAGACCGATGAAGAGGCGGGTGCCCAGATTGAAATGGGCCCGCTGTTCAGCCTGCTCAATGTGCGGCGCGTAGGCCAGGTACACCTGTTCTATCAGGCCACGCTGCTGAGCGACCAGTTCAACCCCGGGTATGAAACCATCGAGGCACGGCTGTTCAGCGAAGATGAAGTCCCCTGGGACGAGCTGGCATTCCGTACCGTGAAGGAGACGCTGGAGCGTTACTTTGCCGATCGCAAACTCGGCACCATGGGCATGCACTTCATTGACATTGAATAG
- a CDS encoding alpha/beta hydrolase translates to MNSESPWAESAQQFQQIFGQSWSQALQSFQKMDLGAQLPAAPALKLSPPKLQALQQQYLKEAQELWAQGLQGAPEVKDKRFVGEGWASNPVAAFSAAAYLLNARTLMGLADAVEADEKTKARIRFGIDQWMAAMAPSNFLAFNAEAQKKAIETKGESIAKGMQNLLHDITQGHVSMTDESLFEVGRNVATTEGMVVYENELFQLLEYKPLTAKVYERPFLLVPPCINKFYILDLQPENSLIRYAVSEGHRTFVVSWRNPDDSLAHKTWADYVEDGAMAAIDVVQNITGAEQINALGFCVGGTILSNALAVLAARGDEPVASATFLTTLIDFTDTGILDVFIDEAFVKFREMQMGQGGLMKGQDLASTFSFLRPNDLVWNYVVGNYLKGETPPPFDLLYWNSDSTNLPGPFYAWYLRNFYLENNLVKPGKLTVCGEKLDLNRLTLPVYIYGSREDHIVPATAAYASTQVLPGKKRFVMGASGHIAGVINPPAKGKRSHWTRTDGKFPATLDQWLEGATEHPGSWWTDWSGWLKGHAGKQIAAPKGYGKGTKFKAIEPAPGSYVKQKS, encoded by the coding sequence ATGAATTCTGAATCACCCTGGGCTGAGAGTGCTCAGCAGTTTCAACAGATTTTCGGGCAAAGCTGGTCGCAAGCGCTGCAATCGTTTCAGAAGATGGACCTGGGCGCGCAGCTGCCCGCAGCACCGGCCTTGAAACTCTCCCCGCCCAAGCTGCAAGCCTTGCAGCAGCAGTATCTGAAAGAGGCCCAGGAGCTATGGGCTCAGGGCCTGCAGGGCGCACCCGAGGTCAAAGACAAACGCTTTGTTGGCGAAGGCTGGGCCAGTAACCCGGTGGCTGCCTTTTCTGCTGCGGCTTACCTGCTCAATGCCCGCACCCTGATGGGGCTGGCCGACGCGGTGGAAGCCGACGAAAAGACCAAGGCCCGTATCCGTTTTGGCATCGATCAATGGATGGCCGCCATGGCGCCCAGCAATTTTCTGGCCTTCAATGCCGAAGCGCAGAAAAAAGCCATTGAAACCAAGGGCGAGAGCATTGCCAAAGGCATGCAGAACCTGCTGCACGACATCACGCAGGGCCATGTATCAATGACCGATGAGAGCCTGTTTGAAGTGGGGCGCAATGTAGCCACCACCGAAGGCATGGTGGTCTATGAAAACGAGTTGTTCCAGCTGCTCGAATACAAGCCGCTCACCGCCAAGGTGTACGAACGGCCTTTTCTTCTCGTGCCGCCGTGCATCAACAAGTTCTACATTCTCGACCTGCAGCCCGAGAACTCTCTCATTCGTTACGCCGTCAGCGAAGGCCATCGCACCTTTGTGGTGAGCTGGCGCAACCCGGACGACAGCCTGGCCCACAAAACCTGGGCCGACTATGTGGAAGACGGAGCCATGGCGGCCATCGATGTGGTGCAGAACATCACCGGCGCAGAGCAGATTAATGCGCTGGGTTTTTGCGTCGGCGGCACCATCCTCTCCAATGCGCTGGCGGTGTTGGCAGCGCGCGGCGACGAGCCCGTGGCCAGTGCCACCTTCCTCACCACGCTGATCGACTTCACCGACACGGGCATCCTGGACGTGTTCATTGATGAAGCCTTCGTCAAGTTCCGCGAGATGCAGATGGGCCAAGGCGGCCTCATGAAGGGGCAAGACCTCGCGTCCACCTTCAGTTTTCTGCGGCCCAACGACCTGGTGTGGAACTACGTGGTGGGTAACTACCTCAAGGGCGAAACACCGCCGCCGTTCGACCTGCTTTACTGGAACAGTGACAGCACCAACCTGCCAGGGCCGTTCTACGCCTGGTACCTGCGCAACTTTTATCTCGAAAACAACCTCGTCAAGCCGGGCAAGCTGACCGTGTGCGGCGAAAAGCTGGACCTGAACCGGCTCACACTGCCTGTCTACATCTATGGCTCTCGCGAGGACCATATCGTGCCCGCCACGGCGGCCTATGCGTCCACCCAGGTGCTACCGGGCAAGAAGCGGTTCGTGATGGGGGCTTCGGGCCATATCGCTGGCGTGATCAACCCGCCTGCAAAGGGCAAACGCAGCCACTGGACGCGCACCGATGGCAAGTTCCCCGCCACACTGGACCAATGGCTGGAGGGCGCCACCGAGCATCCCGGCAGCTGGTGGACCGACTGGTCGGGCTGGCTCAAGGGCCATGCGGGCAAACAGATCGCTGCGCCCAAAGGCTATGGCAAAGGCACAAAGTTCAAGGCTATCGAGCCTGCGCCGGGCAGCTACGTCAAGCAGAAATCCTGA